In Cynocephalus volans isolate mCynVol1 chromosome 3, mCynVol1.pri, whole genome shotgun sequence, one DNA window encodes the following:
- the LOC134373027 gene encoding olfactory receptor 4F3/4F16/4F29-like gives MGRENYSVVSEIVLVGLTSSLEMQLVLFLVFSVFYVAGILGNLLIVLTVVSDSHLHSSMYFLLANLSFIDIWVSSIAAPKMIYDLFKEKKVISLQGCIAQMFFIHVIGGTEMVLLVAMALDRYVAICRPLHYLTIMNFRTCILLLVAAWTIGTIHSLIQIVFVVNLPFCGPHEVDSFYCDLPRFIRLACTVTYRLELMVTANSGFISLGTFFILIISYIFILVTVWQHSSGGLSKALSTLSAHITVVVLFFGPCIFVYSWPFLRVPVDKFLAIFDVVITPFLNPAIYTFRNKEMKLAMRRICSQLLSFRKLF, from the coding sequence ATGGGAAGAGAAAATTATTCAGTAGTATCTGAGATTGTGTTGGTGGGACTCACCAGTTCTTTGGAGATGCAACTTGTCCTCTTTCTAGTTTTCTCTGTGTTCTATGTAGCAGGTATTTTAGGAAACCTCCTCATTGTGCTCACAGTTGTCTCTGACTCCCATTTACACTCCTCCATGTATTTCCTGCTGGCCAACCTCTCCTTTATTGACATCTGGGTTTCTTCCATTGCAGCTCCCAAAATGATTTATGATCTtttcaaggagaaaaaagtaATCTCTCTCCAAGGCTGCATTGCTCAGATGTTCTTCATTCACGTTATTGGAGGAACTGAGATGGTTCTGCTTGTTGCCATGGCCCTTGACCGATATGTTGCTATATGTAGGCCTCTCCACTACCTGACCATCATGAACTTCAGAACTTGCATTTTACTCTTGGTGGCTGCCTGGACCATTGGAACCATCCACTCATTGATCCAAATTGTATTTGTTGTAAACCTGCCATTCTGCGGCCCCCACGAAGTGGACAGCTTTTACTGTGATCTTCCTCGATTTATTAGGCTTGCCTGCACAGTCACCTACAGACTGGAGCTCATGGTCACTGCCAACAGTGGTTTCATCTCTCTGGgaacttttttcattttgattatcTCCTACATCTTCATCTTGGTCACTGTTTGGCAACATTCTTCAGGTGGCTTGTCCAAGGCCCTCTCTACTCTGTCAGCTCACATCACAGtcgtggttttgttttttggtccaTGCATCTTTGTGTATTCATGGCCTTTTCTCAGAGTTCCTGTGGATAAATTTCTTGCCATTTTTGATGTAGTAATTACCCCATTTCTGAACCCTGCCATCTACACTTTTAGGAACAAAGAGATGAAGTTGGCAATGAGGAGAATATGCAGCCAGCTGTTGAGTTTCAGGAAGCTGTTTTAA